From the genome of Vulpes lagopus strain Blue_001 chromosome 2, ASM1834538v1, whole genome shotgun sequence, one region includes:
- the LOC121484183 gene encoding craniofacial development protein 1-like, which yields MEEFDSEDFSTSEEDEDYVLSGGEYSEDDVNELVKEDEVDGEEQTQKAKGKKRKAQSIPARKRKQGGFSLEEEEEEDANEESEGNSSEEEDAAAEQEKGIGSEDARKKKEDELWASFLNDVGPKPKVPPNTQVKRGEKPEETSSSKLLVRAEELEKPKETEKVKITKVFDFAGEEVRVTKEVDATSKEAKSFFKQNEKEKPQATVPAPLPSLPAGSGLKRSSGMSSLLGKIGAKKQKMSTLEKSKLDWESFKEEEGIGEELAIHNRGKEGYIERKAFLDRVDHRQFEIERDLRLSKMKP from the coding sequence ATGGAGGAATTCGACTCTGAAGACTTCTCCACCTCGGAGGAGGACGAAGACTACGTGCTGTCGGGTGGAGAGTATAGTGAAGATGATGTAAATGAATTAGTGAAGGAAGATGAAGTGGATGGTGAAGAGCAGACACAgaaagccaaagggaaaaaaagaaaggctcagagCATTCCggccaggaagagaaaacaaggtGGCTTCTcattagaagaagaggaagaggaggatgccAACGAAGAATCAGAGGGCAATAGCAGTGAGGAGGAAGATGCAGCTGCAGAGCAGGAAAAAGGCATTGGGTCAGAGGATgcaaggaagaagaaggaggatgaACTGTGGGCCAGCTTCCTCAATGATGTTGGACCAAAACCAAAAGTGCCCCCAAATACACAGGTTAAAAGAGGAGAGAAGCCTGAAGAGACGAGTTCGAGTAAATTGTTGGTCAGAGCAGAAGAGCTTGAGAAACCGAAAGAGactgaaaaagttaaaatcacCAAGGTGTTTGATTTTGCTGGTGAAGAAGTCAGGGTGACTAAGGAAGTGGATGCTACATCTAAAGAAGCCAAATCTTTCTTcaagcaaaatgagaaagaaaagccacAGGCTACTGTCCCTGCACCTCTGCCATCACTCCCTGCTGGGTCTGGGTTAAAAAGATCAAGTGGCATGAGCAGCCTTTTGGGGAAAATTGGAGCCAAGAAGCAGAAGATGAGCACCCTAGAGAAATCCAAATTGGACTGGGAGAGCttcaaggaggaggagggcattGGTGAAGAACTAGCCATCCACAATCGAGGGAAGGAAGGGTACATTGAAAGGAAGGCTTTTCTAGACCGAGTGGACCACAGGCAGTTTGAAATCGAGCGAGACCTCAGGCTGAGCAAAATGAAACCCTGA